The Kluyvera intermedia genome includes the window CGGCAGGCAAAGTTGCCGTAATGGTGCTAACTAAATGGTGTACTGCCGGGAAAGGTTCGACCACAAACAGCTCCGGCACACGCACGCTACCCGGTACCGCCACGCGGCCAATGTCGTTGCGCATCAGATCGACAATCATCAGATTCTCTGCACGATCCTTCGGCGAATGGGCCAGACGTCTGGCCTGTTCGGCATCGGCGATGGGGTCTTCTAGCCGCGGTAAAGTACCTTTAATCGGACGCGTCTGGATATGTCCCTGCTCAAGCTGGATAAAGCGTTCAGGCGACAAGCTCATGATGGCGCTATCATCGAGACGCAAAAAGGCGCTGAACGGTGCACGATTGGCGCGGTTAAGACGAACAAACGCCTGCCACTCATCGCCTTGATAGCTTGCCTGAAAACGCTGCGCCAGGTTGACCTGATAGCAGTCGCCGCTTTGCAAATATGCCTGCACCTGACGGAATTTTTCACCGTATTGCTGGCGACTCATATTGGATTGCCAGCGCGAGGTCAGTGCAAATGGCGCGACGGTTGGCGCTTGCTGCTGTAGCCAGGCCAGACGCGCATTCACGTCACCGTAGCAAAGCAGGGTGACGACCTGTCGATGATGGTCGACAATCAGTGCCCAGTCATAAATGCCCACCGCCATATCCGGCACGCTAATATCGTTTAACGCCCGTTGTGGCAAATTTTCAAACCGCCGTCCGAGGTCGTAACCCCAAAGCCCAACGGCTCCGCCAATAAACGGCAAGTCCGGTAACGGAGTATCACTAAACGGACAATCTGCCAGCACCTTTTGTAATAAGCGTAATGGGTCGTCAGATGATGTTTCGGTCTTTTCTGCATCGCTGACTACGGTGACATCGCCGCGCGTCACAAGCGTTGTACACGGCTGCGCCACGATAATGTCATAGCGGCTGTGCGGGTGGTCAGCAAAGCCGGAGTGCAGCATCATTGCCCATGGCGAGGTACTCAACGGCGCAAAATAGTGTTCTGCGGCGTCGGGTTGCCAGGGAAGCGTCAGGGTTGAAGGGTGTAACATGGTCTTTTCTGTCAAGCCTTGTCTGTGCTGCCTATGGCGAATACTCGGGCAGCATGAAATAATAAGCGCCCACAATGTAGCAGGAGTCAATGATGTTTGCAGGATTACCTTCACTGAGCCACGAACAACAGCAACAGGCCGTTGATCGCATTCACGAACTGATGGCGCAGGGCATGCCAAGCGGACAGGCCATTATGATCGTGGCTGAAGAGCTGCGCGCCAACCACACCGGCGAACAAATTGTTGCCCGTTTTGAGGATGAAGATGAAGACCAGGCAAGTGAGGACGAAGACGAGTAAGTCAATGTCTTGCTTGCTAAAACCTTTACTGCTGGCGCTGGCTTTCGTGCCTGCGCTGGCCGCCGCACAGTCGGGCTGTCAGCTGACCGATACCACCCTGACGCTGCAAAGTTACACTGCCGATCCCCACCACGAACGCATCGCCATGTACTGGCGTAAACCCGATGGCAAAGATTATGGATCGTTACGCGCGCTGCTGTCCGCGATAAACGGCGACGGTCGTGTGCAGATGGCGATGAACGGCGGTATCTACGATAAATCCTACGTGCCGCTTGGCCTGTATATCGAAAAAGGCCAGCAAAAGGTGGCGGTGAATCGGGCAACAGGCGGCGGTAATTTCTTTATCAAACCCGGCGGTGTGTTTTATCTGCGCGGTCAGCAGGCGGGGATCGTCACGCTGGATAAGCTGAAATCAACGAAAGGCATGGATTATGCTGTACAGTCCGGCCCGATGCTGATTGAAAACGGTAAGATTAACTGGCGGCTGAAGCCGTCGGCCACCTCGCGTAAGTTGCGCAACGGCGTCGGCATTAACGCGCAGGGTAAAGTGGTGTTTATGCAAAGCGCGCGGGAAACGAATTTCTACGACTTTGCCTGCTACGCCAAATCGCGCCTTAACGTCCAGCAGATGCTGTATCTCGATGGCACCATTTCTAAGATGTACCAGCAGGGCGGCAGCGTGCCCTGGCAGTACCATCCTTTCGTCAGCATGATTACAGTCGAAGAACGTTAAAGGCGCCTTCCGTTGCCGGAAGGCGACAAGGTCACATCATGACATCCGGCAGTTGCGCTGGATTATCGAACAGTGTTACATGCGTCACTCGCTCGCCGCGCCAGAAAGTAAGCTGTGTGCCGAAAGCTGCGTGATGCACGCTCACTTCGGTTAACGGCGCAGATTTTGCCAGATCCCACAGACAGACAAACCGTGCCTGCGGCAGATGATTGCGCAACACCAGATAGCTGAGTTCGCTTACCGCCGGGTTATCCGGTGCTAACCCCTGCCATAGCTCACCATCACCCGCCAGCCACAGCGCTACCGTATCGTCTTCACGGGAAAAATGGCGTGGCTGACAGCCGTGCAGCGGTGTCATTGTTGAATCTGTCATATGACGTAGCGGCCCACTAAGCGAGAAGGGCTGCGGCGTGCCGCTTTGATCCAGCGCCTGTGCCGCCAGATGGAGCGTCCAGTCAAGCTGCTGACGATGCGGGTTCTCCACCGTTGACAAGTCGATCAACACATCATCCAGCCACAGCAAACGGCGGCGAAAGCGCACTTCGCGCCAGGCGTTAACATCCCACTCGACCCGTGAATGGCTATTCAGCACTGGCAGTGGTTTGCCCCAATCCACCTCTGTATCCAGCCAAAGAAAATCATCGCCCATATGCCAGCCCAGCACATCCGGATTCGCGGGAGGCTGGTTGGTTTGATTCACCGTCAGGGTGTTATGGGTAGCGCTGTTTTTGTAATAATCATAGTGCATTTTTGCACCGTAACCGGTGGTGCCCAAATCCGGAAGCAGCCAGCCGTCGCGCTGCCACAGCATCAGACCCAGCCGGTCATAATGGTCGTGCTCGCCGCCCCACGGGCTATGTTTAATCAATAGCACCTGTTGTGGTCGGCGCCAGAGCGTGATCCCGGCACCAGGGGCGAATAGCGACTGCTGTGGAATAAGAACCGGTGTGGTCTCCGGCAGCGACCGATTGCGCCACAGCAGCGTTTCGCGCTCATCGGGCTCCTCAGCCGTAAACTGCAACACCGCAGCGTATTGCGGGTCGTGCCAGATAAACCAGGCAAACTCATACAGATCCCGGTGATGCAGTTTTTCCTGCCCGGCAAGGCAGTCATTCAGCCGTGGGAAGGTGCCATCCGGCAACAGCAATGAGAGCGGAAACTTCAGCATCGGCTGATACCACGAGCCATCAATCAGGCTCCAGCGAGTGCCGCGCGCCAGCTTCTCAAAAGCAAAGAACCCCTGTAGCGCGTAGTAGTGGTAATGCACCGACCCCTCAAACCACAAGCCCTCCGCAAGTAGCCCATGCTCTAACTGCCAGCGCAGGCCGTACGGTTCATTAACGGCAAACTCAAGAAGCTCCTCATCTTCAAGGACAAAGCCCAGCACGGCGAGTGCGGCGCTGATTTTCACCTCGTGATTATGAATCTGTGGGCTTCGATGCTCGCGTAAAAACGCCGCTGCACAGCGCAGAAGGTTTTGGCTGATGTGTTGCTCTTCGCTAGTTGTGACGCTGTCACGAATAAAATCGTAACCCAGGGCCATATCCAGAATGCAATTGGCTTCGCACAGCGTTTGGGCGTTCATTTTCCCCGGGCCATTGTGGGGAATATCTCCATGGATTTCGTAGCCGGGATAGACATCCGCATACCCCATCAGTAGCGTATGGACTTTATCGCGATAGTGTGATTCACCGGTCAACTGCCACAGTAGCCCCAGTTGCTGACAGGCACTGGCGTTGCGCCCGTTCATCTCCCGCCACCACGCTCCGTCCCACGGCTCGCCGCTAAAAACTTCACCGTCAACCGGGCAGGCGTGATGATGAGGGGAGTCTGCCTGCCAAGTGAGCCGCACCCCATGGTGCGGGCAAAAATAGTAGAGATTCCAGCTCGCAATCCCGGTCTGCGGGATGCGCACGTCGGCGTCGAGCATCGGCTGTGCATTCTTCACGAGCTGTTCAATCAGGCCGTTATTGCCGGCTGCACGTCTGGCAATGTCGGGCCATAGCCCAGAAAATTGTTTCATCAGTGGTTATCCTTGACCTCTGCTGATGCGGGGAGCGGAGCAATTAGCGTGGTGATATCGTCGGGGTATTTCGCGCGCAGCCACTGGGCTTTTTCGCGGAACAACGCGTCATCCGGCCAGGCGTGGGCGGCGGTGGCAATATTCCGTAGCGCTTTCTTATCGTCCATTTTGTCGAGGTCTTTCCACGGCCACGGTGTATCGCTGTTAATAAATCCGGCGATGTATTGATAGCCTTTGCGCAAGCTATGGTCGTCGAGAGTGAAGTTCCAGATATCAACGCCCGCTTTCTCGCCCAGACGCCCCAGGCGATTATAGGCTTCGAGGTTGAAGTTGCTGTAGTGCCACGGACGGGTGCGCTCCAGCTCCGCCATCTGGCGGCCATCAACGTCAAATTGTCCGGCAATGCGCCGCAGTTGGGTGATGTACAAACGCTTTTTCGCTTCGTCGTTTTTGCCGCTGAACAGCGCAAAGGTGGCGGCCTGCATATCAAAGTAGGTGCCGTGATTATTATGCCAGTTCTCTTCCTCAAAACCGTTCTGGCTGGTGGTCATCCAGTGATAAAACTCGCCGAACCACTGCTTGAGTTCCGCCACTTCTGACTCGCTCAATGCGCCGGAGGATTGCAGCAGGGCGATGGCGTCAACTACCTCGACCAGCGCCCGACTGTCGATAATGCCGATGCCGCGGCCGGTATTGATGCCAGGGATCGCCTGCGCATGCTGTAGATTTGGCGTCATACGGGTTTTTGGATTGAGGAACCAGCTTTTAATCTGCTCGGCGGCCTTCTGTGCGTAGCGGCTATCTTGTGAGAAATACCACGCCAGCGCCAGCGTGGACACGTCGTTGCTCATTTTCACCAGGCGGTTTTTGTCGGTTGCATCGCTGTTGGCATCCGGGTTGGTTTGCCCATCTTTACGGATATACGGCAGCCCGTCTTTGGTGTTGGGGTCTGGCCACCAATATGGCGGGAAGCTGTAATAGTCGTGCTTATTGCCGCTGGCGGCGACCAGCGTTTTGTCCATCACCGAAAACAGCGGGTGCTTCAATGCCAGGTCCGCTTTCTTTAGCAGCGCGTCCTGTGCTTGCACAAACAAGGGATCTTTAGCGGCTATTTGCTGGCGGCTGAAGGCCAGATCTTTACCATCAAGCGTATAAGGCTCTGCGGCATACAGTGATGTGCTTAGGCCACAACAAAGTAACGCAAGGCTGAATATTCCAGGGCGAGGTATTGAGTTCATCGTGATAACCCTTCTACAAATAAGAGAAAAGATAACAATAGAATTTTACCTGCCACATATTTAAGAGGCATAAGAGACAGGCGGTTTAATTAAAAATAATGTATTTATGAAAGCGATGCTGTGCAGTGTAAAAGACAAAGTGATTTTTTTTGTGATGAGCTTCAAGCTTATAGGGTTGAATAAAAAATGACGTAATTAATGCAATGTGAGTCACGGAATTATACTTTTTTCTATTTTTGTTGATAATTTTAACAAAATCAATAAAATGTTATCTGTATGAATTTAAAGGATAATAATTTTAAGTCACTTTTCATGTCACTTCCTGATGTGATCTGCTTCAACTTTTTGATTTTTGAAATACAATTTCTTTTTTGTGTGGTTGTATTGGAAAATACATTTCTATTTAATGATTGAAAATAATTTTCACGCATCTTGTATTAATAGCAAAATGCTATTCATTTCATCTGAAAATGCATTAATTGCGAATTTAATTACCTTTGTGCCCTACAATAAAGGATATGCAATCATGTCTGCGAATAAATTACGTTCATTATTACTCCTTTCCGCACTGGGATTTGGCATCGGGCAGAGCTACGCCGCCACAACCCTTAACGTCTGGATCCGCGCGAGCAACGACTCCAAAAATATCTACAAACAAGAGGCGGAGAAGTTTGAAGAAAAAACCGGAATTAAAATCGAATACTTCAACGCGACCACCGATTTTGAGCAGCGTCTGGCGCGGGCAACGGCGGGCAATGCCTTACCGGACCTGATCTTTAACGATGCGGCGTCACTGGGGCAGTTTATCCAGCTCGGCATTGCCGATGAAATCGACCCCAAAGCGATAAGCGGCGGCGATCAGTTGTATCAGACGGCCTGGAACAGTACCCGCTATATCGACGGCAAATACTACGGCGTGCCAACTTCGGCGCAAACCTTCGCCCTGTTCGTGCGCAAAGACTGGCGTGAAAAACTCGGTTTGCCGTTACCGAAAAGCTGGGATGACATCCAGACTCTCGCCAAGGCCTTTACTACTCAAGACCCGGACGGCAACGGTAAAAATGATACTTACGGTTTTATCGTTCCGGCATCCACCACCCGAGGCTATGCCAGCTGGTTTATGAGCAGCTTTATCTGGCAGGCCGGAGGCGATTTCGTCAGCGACCATAACGGTAAATTCAGCGCTTCGCTCAATACCCCGGAAGTCGCTCAGGCGATGACCTTTATGCGCACCATGATGTGCGAAAAGGTCACCCAGCCGGGCGCAATTAATGCCACGACTGCCGATGTTATTCCGTCTTTCCGATCAGGACAAAGCGGCATGTTCTTCAGCGGCCCATATCACATTGCGCTGTTTGATAAAGACCCAGGTAAAGATAACTTTGAGGTGGTGCCGGTCGTTGGACCAAAAGGTGAGGCGACTCTCGCCGAAGGCACCACGGTCTTTATGATGAAGAGCAGTCAGCAAAAAGAGGCCGCCCGCAAATTTATCGAATTTATGATTTCCCCGGAAGGTCAGGAAATTGGCATGGGCAAAGGCAGTAAGCACATTCCCGTTGTTCGTTTACCGGTGAACAAGAACGTCGATGTGAAAGCGGTGTATCAGGACACGCGCTGGGAAACCTTCGCCAAACTGTACAACGAGCAAGGGCGCTATGTGCCGCAAATTCCAAACTGGACGCCGGTACGTCAGGTGGCAGCCGATGGCTTTAACCGCATCTTTGCCGACTGCAACAGCGACATTGCCGCTGAGCTGAAGACAATTGACGGCAAGGTAAACGCTGAGCTTGAAAAACAAAATGTGCTGGCTAAGTGAGGAATGACGTTATGACGCTGCACGAGACGAAGTCCTCGCCGCTAAAGCAAGCCGCTTCGCCTGACGCGACCGGATGGCTGACGGCAAAACGCAAGCGGGCGCTAATCCCGTGGCTGTTTCTCGCCCCCGCGCTGATTATTTTTAGCTGGTTTAAGTTCATCCCGATGATTCAGGGCTTGGTGATGAGCTTCTACAAGGTCAACTTTAATCAGCCGAATGAGTGGGTGGGGTTTGCCAACTTCACCCGCGCCTTCGCCGACGTTGAACTGCATGCGGCAGTGGTCAACACGCTGCTGTACGTGGTGGTCACCATGTTCGCCGCTGCAATACTCGCGTTTTTCCTCGCCATGCTGCTGGAAGGCCCGGCGCGTCATCTGCGCTTTATCCGTACCGCCATCTTCTTACCGGCGGTCACCAGTGCGGCGATTGTCGCCGAAATGTGG containing:
- a CDS encoding YoaH family protein — translated: MFAGLPSLSHEQQQQAVDRIHELMAQGMPSGQAIMIVAEELRANHTGEQIVARFEDEDEDQASEDEDE
- a CDS encoding alginate lyase family protein yields the protein MNSIPRPGIFSLALLCCGLSTSLYAAEPYTLDGKDLAFSRQQIAAKDPLFVQAQDALLKKADLALKHPLFSVMDKTLVAASGNKHDYYSFPPYWWPDPNTKDGLPYIRKDGQTNPDANSDATDKNRLVKMSNDVSTLALAWYFSQDSRYAQKAAEQIKSWFLNPKTRMTPNLQHAQAIPGINTGRGIGIIDSRALVEVVDAIALLQSSGALSESEVAELKQWFGEFYHWMTTSQNGFEEENWHNNHGTYFDMQAATFALFSGKNDEAKKRLYITQLRRIAGQFDVDGRQMAELERTRPWHYSNFNLEAYNRLGRLGEKAGVDIWNFTLDDHSLRKGYQYIAGFINSDTPWPWKDLDKMDDKKALRNIATAAHAWPDDALFREKAQWLRAKYPDDITTLIAPLPASAEVKDNH
- a CDS encoding heparinase II/III family protein, producing MKQFSGLWPDIARRAAGNNGLIEQLVKNAQPMLDADVRIPQTGIASWNLYYFCPHHGVRLTWQADSPHHHACPVDGEVFSGEPWDGAWWREMNGRNASACQQLGLLWQLTGESHYRDKVHTLLMGYADVYPGYEIHGDIPHNGPGKMNAQTLCEANCILDMALGYDFIRDSVTTSEEQHISQNLLRCAAAFLREHRSPQIHNHEVKISAALAVLGFVLEDEELLEFAVNEPYGLRWQLEHGLLAEGLWFEGSVHYHYYALQGFFAFEKLARGTRWSLIDGSWYQPMLKFPLSLLLPDGTFPRLNDCLAGQEKLHHRDLYEFAWFIWHDPQYAAVLQFTAEEPDERETLLWRNRSLPETTPVLIPQQSLFAPGAGITLWRRPQQVLLIKHSPWGGEHDHYDRLGLMLWQRDGWLLPDLGTTGYGAKMHYDYYKNSATHNTLTVNQTNQPPANPDVLGWHMGDDFLWLDTEVDWGKPLPVLNSHSRVEWDVNAWREVRFRRRLLWLDDVLIDLSTVENPHRQQLDWTLHLAAQALDQSGTPQPFSLSGPLRHMTDSTMTPLHGCQPRHFSREDDTVALWLAGDGELWQGLAPDNPAVSELSYLVLRNHLPQARFVCLWDLAKSAPLTEVSVHHAAFGTQLTFWRGERVTHVTLFDNPAQLPDVMM
- a CDS encoding ABC transporter substrate-binding protein, producing the protein MSANKLRSLLLLSALGFGIGQSYAATTLNVWIRASNDSKNIYKQEAEKFEEKTGIKIEYFNATTDFEQRLARATAGNALPDLIFNDAASLGQFIQLGIADEIDPKAISGGDQLYQTAWNSTRYIDGKYYGVPTSAQTFALFVRKDWREKLGLPLPKSWDDIQTLAKAFTTQDPDGNGKNDTYGFIVPASTTRGYASWFMSSFIWQAGGDFVSDHNGKFSASLNTPEVAQAMTFMRTMMCEKVTQPGAINATTADVIPSFRSGQSGMFFSGPYHIALFDKDPGKDNFEVVPVVGPKGEATLAEGTTVFMMKSSQQKEAARKFIEFMISPEGQEIGMGKGSKHIPVVRLPVNKNVDVKAVYQDTRWETFAKLYNEQGRYVPQIPNWTPVRQVAADGFNRIFADCNSDIAAELKTIDGKVNAELEKQNVLAK
- the pabB gene encoding aminodeoxychorismate synthase component 1; translation: MLHPSTLTLPWQPDAAEHYFAPLSTSPWAMMLHSGFADHPHSRYDIIVAQPCTTLVTRGDVTVVSDAEKTETSSDDPLRLLQKVLADCPFSDTPLPDLPFIGGAVGLWGYDLGRRFENLPQRALNDISVPDMAVGIYDWALIVDHHRQVVTLLCYGDVNARLAWLQQQAPTVAPFALTSRWQSNMSRQQYGEKFRQVQAYLQSGDCYQVNLAQRFQASYQGDEWQAFVRLNRANRAPFSAFLRLDDSAIMSLSPERFIQLEQGHIQTRPIKGTLPRLEDPIADAEQARRLAHSPKDRAENLMIVDLMRNDIGRVAVPGSVRVPELFVVEPFPAVHHLVSTITATLPAALHATDLLRAAFPGGSITGAPKVRAMEIIDELEPHRRNAWCGSIGYLSVCGNMDTSITIRTVTASEGTLYCSAGGGLVADSEEGAEYQETFDKVNRILSQLES
- a CDS encoding phosphodiester glycosidase family protein, which codes for MLKPLLLALAFVPALAAAQSGCQLTDTTLTLQSYTADPHHERIAMYWRKPDGKDYGSLRALLSAINGDGRVQMAMNGGIYDKSYVPLGLYIEKGQQKVAVNRATGGGNFFIKPGGVFYLRGQQAGIVTLDKLKSTKGMDYAVQSGPMLIENGKINWRLKPSATSRKLRNGVGINAQGKVVFMQSARETNFYDFACYAKSRLNVQQMLYLDGTISKMYQQGGSVPWQYHPFVSMITVEER